The Pseudomonas iranensis genome includes a window with the following:
- a CDS encoding AraC family transcriptional regulator: MQPGFSILCQGTDGLRPQTLEEMVAGAAQLLPILDVIPNAAIFIKDLHARYVLANRTLVQRCGLKDLRPLLGKTSAQVFPAQLGPGYTEQDRKVLEEGFVLEDQLELHLYGSREPGWCLTHKRPIYNRDGTIIGLVGISVDLQSASETHPAFERLAAVDEYIRGNFNRRVTLGELTRIAGISVAQLERYCKRVFHLTPRQMIQKVRLEHAHRLLHSDLPITEVALQCGYTDHSAFTRQFKASTGFTPREYRQATGH; the protein is encoded by the coding sequence ATGCAGCCTGGGTTTTCGATCCTGTGCCAAGGCACTGACGGCCTGCGTCCGCAGACCCTCGAAGAGATGGTCGCCGGTGCCGCGCAGCTGTTGCCGATACTCGATGTGATCCCGAATGCGGCGATCTTCATCAAGGATCTGCACGCGCGCTATGTGCTGGCCAACCGCACGCTGGTGCAGCGTTGTGGCTTGAAGGACCTGCGCCCGTTGCTGGGGAAGACCAGCGCGCAAGTGTTCCCGGCGCAGTTGGGCCCGGGTTACACCGAGCAGGATCGCAAGGTGCTGGAGGAAGGTTTTGTGTTGGAGGATCAGCTCGAACTGCACCTGTATGGCAGTCGCGAGCCGGGCTGGTGCCTGACTCACAAGAGGCCGATCTACAACCGTGACGGGACGATCATCGGCCTGGTGGGGATCTCGGTGGATCTGCAGTCAGCCAGCGAAACCCACCCGGCGTTCGAGCGCCTGGCGGCGGTCGATGAATACATCCGCGGCAACTTCAACCGGCGGGTGACGCTGGGTGAACTGACGCGGATCGCCGGGATATCCGTGGCGCAACTGGAGCGCTATTGCAAACGCGTTTTCCACCTGACACCACGGCAGATGATTCAGAAAGTCCGCCTGGAACACGCGCATCGATTGCTGCACAGCGACTTGCCGATTACCGAGGTTGCGCTGCAATGCGGCTACACCGATCACAGCGCTTTCACCCGTCAGTTCAAGGCCTCGACCGGGTTTACACCACGCGAATACCGGCAAGCCACCGGGCATTAG
- a CDS encoding LysE family translocator: MASLLPFLLFAFVASITPGPTNILVLSHSSRRGLIATLPIIFGACAAAALIVLVVGLGAGETLLRFPRMQQAMAWGGVLWLSWLAWQIFRSPPPSLDPKSAQEQGLSVFGAALLQLVNPKVWMMAVAVVSVFVGGGDKTLRLLVLSLAFLLVSLPCMTLWALLGVGSARLLSSPQAFKRMNAALALLLLLSAWLAVLV; encoded by the coding sequence ATGGCTTCTTTACTGCCCTTTCTGCTGTTTGCTTTCGTTGCCTCGATCACGCCGGGGCCGACCAATATTCTGGTGCTGAGCCACAGTTCGCGGCGCGGGTTGATCGCCACGCTGCCGATCATCTTCGGCGCCTGCGCGGCGGCGGCGCTGATTGTGCTGGTGGTCGGGCTCGGCGCTGGTGAAACCCTGTTGCGCTTTCCGCGCATGCAGCAAGCGATGGCCTGGGGTGGCGTGCTCTGGTTGAGCTGGCTGGCGTGGCAGATCTTTCGCAGCCCGCCGCCATCGCTGGACCCGAAATCTGCGCAGGAACAAGGCTTGAGCGTCTTCGGCGCGGCGCTGCTGCAACTGGTCAACCCGAAGGTGTGGATGATGGCTGTGGCGGTGGTCAGCGTATTCGTTGGCGGCGGCGACAAGACGCTACGCCTGCTGGTGTTGTCGCTGGCATTTCTGCTGGTGTCACTGCCGTGCATGACGCTCTGGGCGCTGCTCGGCGTTGGCAGCGCGCGGTTGCTCAGCTCACCGCAAGCGTTCAAGCGAATGAACGCGGCACTGGCCCTTCTTCTGCTGCTCTCGGCCTGGCTGGCCGTGTTGGTCTAA